The Blautia pseudococcoides genome segment CAGAAGCAGACACGGCAGAGCCTGTAAAATGATTTTCATGGCCTCCTTGAAGGTAAATTTAGTTTTGGCACGGTAACCTTTTTTCTTCGCAATGAAATAGATCACTACCATACATGCCAGTCCCCACAAAATTCCAGGTATGTAGCCAGCCATAAAAAGCGCTGCCACGGAAGTTCCGCCACTGACCAGGGAGAAAGTGATCATAACGTTGCTGGGGGGGATCAGAAGTCCTGTAGGAGCAGTGGCAATATTGGCTGCTGCGGAGAAATTGGGGTCATATCCCTCATCCTTCTCAATAGGACCGATAATGGAGCCCATAGCAGATGCCGCCGCTGTACCGGAACCGGAGATAGCTCCGAAAAGCATATTTGCAATCACATTTGTCTGAGCCAGCGCACCGGGAGCGCGCCCTGTGATAAGCTTTGCCAGATTAATCAGGCGGACTGCAATGCCCCCCTTGTTCATAATATTTCCTGCCAGAATGAAAAATGGTATGGCCAGCAGGCTGAACACGGAAATACCGGAAAAAATCCTCTGCGCTCCCGTGAGAACCGCAACGCTTGTATCCATAACCGGCAGGATCGCGCATACGGAAGAGATTCCCAGCGCAACGGCAATAGGGACACCTGCCAGAAGCATGATAACCAGCAGGACCAATATGATCAGTCCTGAAACTAATGCTGTATTCATAATTGAAACTCCTTTTCCTCTTATTCTTTTACTTCCCGATGCTCCTGCTCATAACCTTTGCACAGATCCACAATATTTAAAATGGAGTATAGCATAATGAGCACGCCGGAGAGCGGTACCACTGTGTAGATCATACCCATGGGGATTCCCAGGGATGCCGTCTTCTGGGTCATGGTAAGGTTCATAATAGTTGCCCCGCCGTATATCATTACACTTCCAGCCAGGATCATGATCAGAATCTCGATCACAATTTCCAAGACTTTTCTTTTGGTTCCGGTAATCTTGTCAGCCAAAAATCCCATACGCATATGATCTCTCTTTCCGAACACATAAGCGGAGGCCAGCAGTGCCATCCAGGTAAAGCTGTAAGTCAGAAGCTCCTCGGAAACTGTGCTGGGGCTGTTAAAAAAATAACGAATAACAATCTGATAGGTTCCGATACATACCATGAAAGCAAAAATAACGGCACAGGCGGAGCTTAAAACCATGTTGATTCCTTTTCTGACCGAATGCAGCGTCTTCATTTACTCTTCCCCCTTTGCGTATTTTTCATTGATCTCCTGGATATGGTCATATAAATCCTGAATATCAGGGTTGTCATCCAGCATTTCCTGCTGTACATTGGAAACCTTATCCTTGAAAGCCTGTATATCTACGTCGATGAACTCCACGCCCATCTGGTTTTGTGCAATATCCTTTGCCTCTTCCACCTGTTTGTCCCACTCTTCCATCTCCACCGCTGTGGACAGAAGAGCTGCCTGCTCGAAGACCTCACGTTCCCGGTCACTTAGTGCGTTAAGGAATTTCAGATTTCCGATCAGCATATCCGGCACCATCTGATGCTTGTTGTAGGAGTAGTATTTTGCCACTTCTCCGTGCTTATTGTTTGTGAGGGCAAGCTCATTGTTCTCCGCTCCGTCGATGACCCCCTGCTGAATGGCCGTGTAAACCTCGCCAAAGCTCATAGGGGACGCTGCTGCGCCGAATGCCTTTACCATATTTACGCTGGCCGGGCTCTGCTGCACACGGATCTTCAGCCCTTTTAAGTCCTCGGGTGTATGGATTGGTTTTTTCGCGTAAAAACTTCTCGTTCCCGCATTGTACCAGGTCAGAACACGGAAACCGGCTTCATCGGTAGACGCGTAAATCTGATTCATATAATCCGTATCACCCATGACCTCATGGTACGCCTCCTCGGAGGTAAACAGGTATGGCATACTGAACACCTCATACACATCGGCAAATGTCTCCAAATTGGCAGTACCTGCCACCACAAAGTCAATGGCCCCTGTCTGTGTCAGCTCGATAGCTTTCTGGGCGGAACCCAGTATTTCATTTGGGAAAATCTGGACCTCATATTTGTCACCCAGATTTTCCTCCACATATTCTTTAAATTTTAGAAGTCCCAGATGCTCCGGATGTGTCTCCGACTGCGCATGGGAGATCCGGACGATCCGCTTCTCACTTTTTATGGAAGAACAGCCGCCAAGTCCCAGGGCTGTACTGACACATAAAGCAAGTATAAAGGCTTTCTTTAATCCTCTCATCTTTCTTTTCCTTTCACTCTTTTTCCTCTTAATCCGCTGAAATCTTAAAATCCTGCTCTTTATTCTTGTCAAAAGTCCGTGGTACACCGTTTTTCCAGACGGCACTGCACATATTTTCTGTGCTCCACATCCTCCCCTTTTAAGACCTCCATCAGGGAGTCGATCGTCATTTTACATAACAGATCACCCCTGCCGTCTATGGTTGTCAGCTCCGGCTCACATCCAATGGAAAGTTCTGAATTATTGTAACCTATAATACTGATATCCTTGGGCACGGACAGTCTCTTTGCCCTGGCATATTTTACAGCGCCCACTGCCAGGCCGTCATCTGTTGCCATGACCCCGTCAAACTCCAGATCCCTTCTGGCCAGCAAAATATCCCGCACCAGATGGATCTCATTCTTAATATAGACCTTGCGCTCCCCAAGCACCGGAATGCCTGCTGCCTTCAACGCATCCTCATATCCCTGCAATTTGTGCATCGCACTGTATGAATAAGAGTCGCTGAGGAACAGAATCTGCCTCCTGCCGGACGCAAGCATGGCGGAAGCGGCATCATAGACAGACTGGTAATCATCTGTGAGCATACAGTAGATATTCTCCCCGCTGATAAAGCCGTTCATAAGAAAGACCGGTATTTCTTCGGAAGCTTTCTTAATATAAGTAATGTCTTCCCCATACTCCTTGTCCCCTGCATAACAGGAACCAACTAAAAGCAGTGCGTCAATGCGCTTCTGCAGGATCATCTGCACAGAGATCTCCTTGTCCTCCTGTTCATATCCGCTGCAGTACAAAATACAGTCATACCCATAATTTCTCAGATTCTTCTCCAGGTAAGACACAGCAGACGCCATATAATGGTCTGAAACACTGGGACAGATAATGCCAACAGTCTTCATGGAGTTAAGGCTCATGCCCCTGGCAAATACATTGGGTATGTAGTCGTTGGCCGCCATAACTGCCCGTACTTTTTCTTTTGTCTTTTCACTTACCTTTGGGCTGTCATTGACCACCCGTGATACGGTTGCAATGGATACCCCTGCCAGTTTCGCGATATCGTATATATTCATAATTCCACTTTCCTTTCGCTGCGGAAGTGTAAGCCCTTACACTTTATTTTTTATTATACAGATAGGAAAAAGAAAAAGCAATTCTTTTTGCCGCCACATTTTTCACAAGTTTTCTTCTGTGTTTTTGTATGATTTTAATAAATTTCTTATTTTTTCCCGGATTTTGAAAATTCATGTTGACGAAATCTCCGCCAAGTTGTAGATTTAATGTAAGCCCTTACATTTCAAACTTTCCTATTATTTGGAATTGCAATTTATGAAGGAGGATGAAAATTCCCATGCAGACTTATCTGAAGATCCATCTGGATGACAGTGTTGCCGTAGCGCTTACACCGCTTACAAAAGGCACTTCTGTCCATTTGGACAACAAGGAACTCCTGTTATCAGAGGATATTCCCCAGGGGCACAAGTTTGCCCTGAAGGACATCCGGACAGGTGAGGCAGTCGTCAAGTACGGCTCCCCAATCGGACTGGCTAAGGAGGATATTGCCCCAGGCACCTGGATTCATACACATAATATGAAGACAGGCCTGGGCGAGCTTCTCACCTATTCGTATCATAAGAACACGGCTGAACTTCCCGCTACAGAAGACCGCTTCTTTAAAGGCTACAAAAGAGACAGCGGCCGGGTGGGTGTCCGCAACGAAATCTGGATCATCCCTACTGTAGGCTGTGTCAATAACGTGGCATCCGCCATTGAAAAACAGGCACAGATTTATAAGACCGGCACCATTGACAATATCGCAGCATTTCCCCATCCGTACGGATGTTCCCAAATGGGGAATGACCAGGAATACACACGGCAGATACTTGCAGACTTGGTCAACCATCCCAATGCAGGCGGTGTTCTTGTACTTGGGCTTGGATGTGAAAACAGCAATATTGAGGAATTGAAAAAATATATTGGGTCCTACGATCCCCAAAGGGTTCGATTCCTGACAGCCCAGGAATCCGAGGATGAGATCCGTGATGGACTTGCTATGATCCGGGAACTTGCAGATTATGCAGGCTGCTTTACAAGAGAACCCATAAGCTGCAGGGAACTTGTCATCGGTATGAAGTGCGGCGGAAGCGACGGTCTGTCCGGCATCACTGCCAACCCCACTGTGGGAGGTTTCTCTGATCTGCTCATCTCCAAGGGCGGCACCACTATTCTGACGGAAGTACCTGAGATGTTCGGCGCAGAGACCCTGCTAATGAACCGCTGTGCCAATGAGGCATTGTTTGCCAAGACGGTGGACCTGATCAATGGTTTTAAAAATTATTTCAAAAGCCACAACCAGACAATCTACGAAAATCCGTCACCCGGCAATAAGAAAGGCGGAATCTCCACTCTGGAGGACAAGTCCATGGGATGTACCCAGAAATCAGGCAGCGCGCCCGTGAAAGGTGTTCTCTCCTACGGTGAACCTGTGAAGGAAAAGGGACTGAACCTGTTGAGCGCTCCGGGCAATGACCTGGTAGCCTCCACTGCTCTGGCTGCTTCAGGGGCTCATATTGTCCTGTTTACCACAGGAAGAGGCACCCCTTTTGCATCCCCTGTGCCCACTGTGAAAATTTCCAGCAATTCAGCGCTCTATGAGAAGAAGAAAAACTGGATCGACTTCAACTGCGGCCCCTTGGTGGAGGGTGTCACATTGGAGGAGTTGAGCGGCCAGCTTTTTGAATATGTGCTGCGCGTAGCTTCCGGGGAGAAGGTTAAGGCAGAGGAAGCTGGTTTTCACGACATGGCGATTTTTAAACAGGGTGTGACCCTCTAAATCCACACCGCTGCAGTCAGACACAAAGCCGGGTTTTAATCGGGTCTGTCTGCAGCTTAAAGGTAAATATACCGACAGGAGAATAGAAATCATGGAAAAACTCGGTTATCAGATATTAAAAGAAAAAAAATATAAAGGCTATCTTCTCCCTGAGGCTCCTGAACGTGTACTCCAGTTCGGAGAAGGCAATTTTATGCGCGCCTTTACAGACTATTTTATTGATGTATTAAATGAAAAGACGGGGTTTAACGGCAAAGCAGTCCTTGTACAGCCCAGGCCAAAGCGCCCAGGCCACAGCCTTGCCGATGATCTGAATACACAGGAAGGGCTCTATACTTTATACCTGCGGGGCTTTGAAAATGGCAGAAGGGTCAACGATAAGCGGGTCATTTCCTGTGTCAGCCGATGTCTCAATGCCTATGCAGACTATGAGGCAGTTATGGCTTGTGCGGAGAATCCGGACCTTCGCTACATAACCTGCAATACAACTGAGGCAGGGATTGTGTACGACCCTTCCTGCGCGTTTGAGGATAAGCCGGCTGCCAGCTTTCCGGGTAAACTGACCCAGTTCCTATACCGCCGCTATGAAATCTTTGGCCGTAACAAAGGAAATGGATTTGTCATCCTCCCCTGCGAACTGATCGCTGAAAACGGAAAAGAGCTGAAAAAATTTGTGCTCTCCTATGCCAGACAGTGGAACCTGGAACAAGATTTCCTCACTTGGCTGGACGAAGAAAACATGTTTTGTTCCACACTTGTGGACCGGATCGTGACCGGGTATCCCAAAGGGGAGGAGGATAAGCTGAACCAGGAAAACGGCTGGGAGGATGCCGCCATGGATACCGGAGAAGTATTTGCCTTCTGGGTAATAGAAGGACCTGCCTCCTTAAAAGAGGAACTCCGGTTTGAGGAGGCAGGACTCCCGGTACTCATCACAGATGACCACAAACCATACAAGGAGCGCAAGGTGCGCATCTTAAATGGTGCCCATACCTCCATGGTCATGGGCGCGTATCTGGCCGGATTTGACATTGTGCGTGACTGTATGGAGGATGCCGTCATCTGCGGTTTTATGAATCATGCGGTCTATGACGAAATCATCCCTACCCTGTCTCTTCCAAAGGAAGAACTGGAAAGTTTCGCATCTGCTGTCACAGAGCGTTTTAAAAATCCGTTTATAGACCATGCACTGCTGTCCATCTCCCTGAATTCCACTTCCAAGTGGAAAGCAAGGGTACTGCCGTCCTTGAAAGCCTATGTGGAACAGACAGGAAAACTGCCTGTCTGCCTCACCGCATCTTTTGCTTTTTATCTGGCCTTCTACCAGGGCAGGGAACTGACAGATACCGGGCTTGCTGCCAGCCGCCCAAAAGGTGACACTTACACCGTATCGGACGACCGGAGTGTGCTTACCTTCTTCGCCGCCCATAAAGAGGATGGACCGGAAGAATATGTACACGCAGTCTGCACCAATGAGACACTCTGGGATATGGATCTGACATCCCTGCCCGGATTTGAAACTGCTGTGACAGATATGCTGAAAAAGATTCAGAAAGACGGCGCATATGAGATGATGAAGTCTGTCTGCTGATTTAGTGCAATATAATAACCCCAAATGGAAACCTGTATTTTTCAGTTTCCATTTGGGGCTAGTTTCTGTGCGACTGCACAGATTGTAACATCTTTCCCTGTATATTGTTTCCCTGCCACATCATCATAAAATTCTGTACAGGTAAGTCCCTCACCTTCTATTTCCGCCTTAAAGGTTTCCCTGGTGTACCGTTGATTCCAAAGATTATAGCAGGCACAGTCGCCTTCCGTGATTATCAGATATTGTTCCAGGGTATTGGCAGTTTCCCGGTATCGGTAATTGCGCCGTATCACCACATGGGGGGCCGCGGACCAGAATCCCTCCTTCTGATACTGGACCGTTTCAAGTTCTTCAAACGGTGCCGCATCCGTAAATCCGTCGAGAATCAAAATCCCGCCTTTTTTCAGGGCTTTTTTGATTTTTCCAAGAAGAATCTTCCTGTCCATTGGAGGCAGCACCCCAAAATCACAATAGATCAAGGTAATGACATCAAATTCCTCCCGGTAATCCATTTCCAGATAATTCTTATAATAATATCGGATTTCCCTGCCCACCTTCGCAGCGTGTTCTTCCGCGTACCGGACAGAACGCCTGGAAAAATCAAGACCTGTCACCTGGAATCCCCGCGCATCAAACAACTCGGCATAAAGCCCCGGTCCACATCCTAGATCAAGAAGTCTTTTTCCTGTCCCACCCCCGCAGAAATCTGCGATCCAGTCCGCAGATTTTTTTATAAAATCATGCTGTCTGGTGGCCCCCTCATCATCCGGATCCAGGTGCGCTTCCAGCATATACTTGGAAATATGTACATCATCCCAGAAAGCAGAGGTACTTGGCTCATAGACCTTAGGCTTTTGTTTCATGTAACTGATTATATTTTCCATATGATCCCTCCCTGTCAAACGCTCTGTTTTCTCTGCTGTGTCTACCGTTTTCCATCACTGCAGTTTGCGGCATCAATGGCGATCACGGTCAGCAGCCCGATCAATTCATCATCCAGGCAGGCATAATCAATCACATACGTGTCACCCCAATGGAAGGGTTCCTTCCGGATATGCATGATAGGGCAGCATTCCTGATAGACATCATAGTCCCATTCCAGAAAGTCTCCCTCCACTCTCCAGTCGTTGTAATCAATCTCGTATTTGGGTTTAAACAGAGCAAAGCGCTTTTGTATACTTCCCAGAACCCTGCCGCCTGTTATCAGCTCGAATCTGGGCATGACGGTCATCAGTTTCTCTCTCACCATACCCACTTCCTCACCGGTGTCGTGGCGATAAATACGAATCTTGTGGCCAATAGAAAGAAACTCTCCTTTGACAAAATATTTTGGTGTTCCGTTCTCATCATATACATCATAAGTATCCGTCCAGGAAAACACTCTCTGTTTTATCAGTAATCTCATATATTCTTCCTCCTTTACCATTCAACCAGTACAGCACCCCAGGTAAGCCCTGCTCCGAAACCTGACAGGACAAGCTTGTCCCCTTTTTCTAATTTTCCCTCACGGTTCATCTCATCCAGCAGGATTGGAATACTGGCTGCCGAGGTATTACCGTATCGCTCCAGGTTTACGGGGAATTTCTCCTCATCCTCCTTCAGCCTTTTTGCCACAGACTGGATAATTCTGCTGTTAGCCTGGTGCAGAACATAATACTTGATCTCCTCTTTATTTATTCCTGTTTTCTCAAGCACCTGCATGATACACTCCGGTACCTTCTTCACTGCGAATTTGAACACAGGCTGTCCTTCCATGGCTACATAGTCCGTCTCCTGTACACCTGGCACCAGTATATTTTTCATCTGGCGTGCGCCGCAGGTGAGAACGCCGTCACCTCTGCCGTCTGACCACTGGACCATGTCCACAACCCCACTCTCATCAGCTCTTACCACAACAGCGCCCGCTCCGTCCCCGAACAGCACGCATGTACTCCTGTCTTCCCAGTTCAGCAGCTTTGACAGGGTTTCCGCTCCGATTATCAGTGCATTTTTATAAACTCCGCTCTTTATATACGCCTGGACTGTACTCAGTGCAAACACAAACCCGGAGCAGGCTGCGCTCAGGTCAAATCCCACAGCATGAGAGGCGCCGATGGCCTTCTGCACCTGGCAGGCAGTGTTTGGGAAAAAGGAATCCGGCGTACAGGTAGCCACTATGATCAGCTCCACATCCTCAACATCCATGCTGGCATTCTCCAGTGCCTTTTTCGCGGCACGGCATGCCAGTATTGCTGTATTTTCCTCTTTTGCGATTCTTCTCTCCCGGATTCCGGTACGCGTGGAAATCCATTCATCGTTTGTGTCCACAACCCTGGATAAATCATCGTTTGTCACAATATTTTCAGGAACTGCACTGCCTGTTCCCACTATCCTTGCTACCATACTTTTCCTACCTCTTATTCCATCATATTTTCACCGAATCCTATCCGGGAATTCCTTTATGTCTTAAATAGTTTGATAATCAAATCTTTTCTTTCAAAGTATACTAAGAAAGAAGCCGTTTGTCAACTACACAAACGGCCTCTCGCCTTCTTACTCGTCTTCTTTATATATTTTCTGGATTTCCTGGGAGAGTTCCCGGCTCAGATCATCCAAGTCAATTCCCGCTCCCACACCACTGTATGAGGAATGGCCCGGTTTCAGTCCGGTATTATAATCCTGTTCCCGCAGTTTTGCCATATCGGGGATTTCCCTTGTCCTTTCTCCCGGCTCCTCTGTCTGTCTGCGGAGTGTCTGACTCTGGCGGCCGCTTCCCTGGCTGCTGCTCCCGCTTCTTCCGCTCCTTAAAGGGGTCCGCCCGGATGATGCATTGCCGCGGCTCTTCTCTGTAGTCTTGTAAACGGTCTTCTTCTTTGTCTTCTTTTTTCTGCCCGGCAGCGAAGGAAGGCTGAATTTCCTCTTTTTCCGGTTAAATAAAGGCTCCCCGCTGCTCCCCCTGCCCTGTTTTTTCTCCCTGTTCCGAAGAAGGGGAGCCGCCTGCACCGCAATACCCAAAAAAGCCAGGATCAGACCCAGCAGCCAGGTCCCTGCACCGCCGTCTTTGCCTGTCATAGAAAACAGGATCCTGATCGCTCCCAAACCACCGCAGATCCCTGTAATACCGATGATCACATATTCCTCATAACCGATGGCCATGGTAGCGGCAAAGATTCCTATGGCAATGCAGATGATCCTGCCTGTATTTGTGGGCGCGCTTAAAAAAGAGTTTGCCAGCGCATACACCAGGCCCGCGCACAGCACAAAAATCCCCAATTTATAGAAAACCCAGGCAAGCAGGCCAAGCACCAATGCACCAGCGATCCCTGCAATTACCGCGTACTTTGCCTCATGAAGAAAATAATATCCCGCGATTCCGCCTCCCGCGGCACCGATCAAAAATCCAAGGATACTGCCCCAGATTTTTCTGAGCTTATATCCCATAAAACAATTCAGCAGTGCAAAAACAAGCCCTGCCAGCATAATTCCCGTCGTATACTTTTCCGTAACATTCCCATACTGGGAAGTTACAATGTTTAAAATATCTGCCGGATTCATATTAATCACCTTACCCCTTATCTGAAATGTATTTATTTGTAACGCTTCACGTCTGTTTCCTTCCCGGTACTGCCCAAAGGCCCCCGTACAAGTAAAAACCACTCTCTCCCCTGATACCGGATTTTACTTTTGTTTTAAATACACGTTTTTAATATACTCCAGGGTATCTTTCTCCCCTTTTTCTGCCAGCATGCGCAGCAAAAACTCCAGATCCTCATTGGTCTTCTCATGCACAAACCAAAGCCGGTCCCTGCTCTTCAGAAAATACGCCAAAGGTGCCTGGTCCGTATAGGTTCCGGGATTATAGACCCTGGAAGCACTGATCCGGTCCATGACCATCTCTGCAATATATCTCCTGGGCATGGGAACGCCCTGTATGACGGTTCTGCAATCCACACCATAGTCCACCCAGTGTTCAAAATGGTGCTTGTTTCTTCCATAATGATGGATCCAGGAAGCAGACAGTCCCGTGGCCTCCCGCTCTGCATTGTTCGGGCTTCTGTTTCCCTGATAATACCTGCATCCCACGGAAAACTCCGTCCAGGAATATTTTGACAGGTCGTGCAGAAGTCCCTGCCGGTACAGACCTATCTTAAAACAGTAGCGCATGACCAGCAGCTTATGGCTGGTAATTGTCTTGAAATGTGCCCATATATGCATTACGCTGTTTCCTGCTTTCCGATTAATATTGCAATGGTTCTGGACGGCACCTCCACAGATCTTTTTCCTTTTCCTTTCTGCTTGGCCGTCTTCACATCTTCCTCTGTAAATACCTTTCCTTCCTGCTTGCTGGTGCTCACCACGAATTTCCACACAGCCCCTTTCGGCAGATTGGGGAGTGCAAAGTCATGGGGCATCCAGTGCAGATTGTAGGCTACAAACAAAAACTCTTTCTCCTGCCTGCCGTAGTCTCCGCAGTACATCATGCCCAGATGCCGCAGATTTCTCTCACAGGGCGCATACCATGCCTGCGCTCCATGATAAGACAGATCAGGATACCCAAGTGCCCTGTAATCCACGCCCTTCAGCTCCTCCTGCATGTGCAGGATATAATATTTTTTTCTGAAGGCAATGGCCTCTTTCACAAATTCGTACAATTCCTGATTGGATTTGAAAGCATTCCAGTCCACCCAGCCCATTTCATTGTCCTGACACCAGGCATTATTGTTGCCCTTCTGGGAATTTCCAAACTCATCGCCCTGGAAGATCAGAGGCGTTCCCTGGCTTAACAGAAGGAGCAGAAATGCGTTCTTAAGCTGCTGCAGTCTCAGCTCCCTGACCGTTCTCTTCCTGGTTTGCCCCTCCGTCCCGCAGTTCCAGCTGCAGTTATACTCCATGCCGTCCCTGTTGTCCTCACCATTGTCCTCATTGTGCTTTTCATCATAGGACACCATATCCATCATAGTGAAGCCGTCCTGGTCCGCCAAATAATTAATGATTCCCGTCTCTTTTGGGTTCCTGCGGTTCCGATAAATAAAATCCTCCAGCATGTTCTCATCACTTTTCAGCAGATGGCGCATGCAGTAAAGAAATCCTTCATTATACTCTGCCACATTTTTATAGGCAGGTTCTTTTCCCCGGTAAAGGTATCCGCCGTCCACATCATGGAAAAAGAGTTTCGTCCTGGAAAGCAGTGCATCCCTCACCAAAACCTCCTGGCAGATGCCGCTCCCCATGAGATGAAATCCATCCACGTGGTACTGCAGCTTCCAGTAATGCAGAATATCCAGCATAACTGAAGGACTGACAGAACCATCAAAATAGAACTCCATCAGACACTCCATCCCAGCCTTATGAAGAGAATCCACCAGATGGGAAAATTCCCGCACGGGTCGGTCCGTGGCACAAAAAGATGCCTTTGGTGCGAAATAATTAGCTTCCCCTGTATATCCCCAGCAATTTACCTTCGTTGGCTCACTGCTCTGATAGGCTAAGGAAGGGTTTCCCCGTCTCCCGCTGCTTCGTTCTCCTATTGTTTCCCTGTAGTCATAGGCAGGCATTAAAAGCATTGCCGTGGCCCCCAGGTTTTTCAGATACTCTATCTTCTGCTCCAGTCCCTTAAATGTCCCTTTTAAACGCACCCTGGAATTTTTCTGCATGGTATACTCCCGCACCTGCAGCTTATAGATAATGGTATCGGCCAGGGAGGAGGGCTTAAAATCCTCATCCTGCCATCTGTACTTGTCTTTCCGGAAACCACACCGGATGATATCCGGATTTTCACTCTGGGCCTGGCCGAACGGCCCTGTACCGGACAGATAGACCGCATAGGGGTCCTGTATCACTTCATTTCCGATACGGTAATTATACTCATAGCGGTCCGGAGAAATACCATCCACACAGACAGAAATCAAATTTCCTATCTTTTTCCCGTCTGTTAGTGTAATCTCCTTCACCGGCTCTTTCTCTCCTGTATAGTACAGAAGTAAAAATGCCTCCTCCCCATCGGGGACAGAAACTGTAAACTGATATCCCTTATCTGTCCTGGTAACTCCCGGTTTTCCCGGATATACGGGCAAAGCTTGTATCTCCTTTGATGCCTCGTCACTTCTCTTCATCAAGCTGTCCACCTCATTTCAATTTCTCCTGCTCCGAACACAGGACCTCCATCCTGTCATGTACTGCCGGCGCATCCTGCTCATCTGTCATGGTAATAATGGTATCACTGGCCATTAGTATGGTGCGCCCCTTTGGGATCAGTTCCACACCGCTTCTCTGTACTGCCACCAGAAGGCAGTTTTTCGGCCATTCAATCTGCTGCACCATTTTATTTTGCAGCTCACAGTTATGGCGTACCACAAACTCCTGTAAAATCTTTTCTCCTGTTTTCTCCGGCACCGGCTCGCCCCGCTTTCTCAGCAGATTTTCCAGCAGACTCTCATAAATAGGCTGTGACTTCACAGCAGTTGCCACCAGAAAGGCCACAATAGACACCAGAGACAGGGACAGCATCTGGCTGACACTGCCTGTCATCTCAAAAATAAGGATAATACCTGTGATAGGCGCCCGCACGATAGCTGTAAAATATCCAGCCATTGCCAGCATGATCAGATTATTCAGATAATCCGGGTCAAGTCCCAGGTACTGCACCGCAAAAGTTCCGTATGCTCCGCCGATCAAAGCTCCCAGAACCAGCAGCGGAAAGAAAATGCCTCCCGGTGCGCCGGAACCAAAGGAGATGGCGGAAAATATAAGTTTCATCACAAACAGCAGGAGGATGGTTCTCAGCATCACATTGCCCT includes the following:
- a CDS encoding DUF5662 family protein, producing MHIWAHFKTITSHKLLVMRYCFKIGLYRQGLLHDLSKYSWTEFSVGCRYYQGNRSPNNAEREATGLSASWIHHYGRNKHHFEHWVDYGVDCRTVIQGVPMPRRYIAEMVMDRISASRVYNPGTYTDQAPLAYFLKSRDRLWFVHEKTNEDLEFLLRMLAEKGEKDTLEYIKNVYLKQK
- a CDS encoding class I SAM-dependent methyltransferase is translated as MENIISYMKQKPKVYEPSTSAFWDDVHISKYMLEAHLDPDDEGATRQHDFIKKSADWIADFCGGGTGKRLLDLGCGPGLYAELFDARGFQVTGLDFSRRSVRYAEEHAAKVGREIRYYYKNYLEMDYREEFDVITLIYCDFGVLPPMDRKILLGKIKKALKKGGILILDGFTDAAPFEELETVQYQKEGFWSAAPHVVIRRNYRYRETANTLEQYLIITEGDCACYNLWNQRYTRETFKAEIEGEGLTCTEFYDDVAGKQYTGKDVTICAVAQKLAPNGN
- a CDS encoding beta-ketoacyl-ACP synthase III; the encoded protein is MVARIVGTGSAVPENIVTNDDLSRVVDTNDEWISTRTGIRERRIAKEENTAILACRAAKKALENASMDVEDVELIIVATCTPDSFFPNTACQVQKAIGASHAVGFDLSAACSGFVFALSTVQAYIKSGVYKNALIIGAETLSKLLNWEDRSTCVLFGDGAGAVVVRADESGVVDMVQWSDGRGDGVLTCGARQMKNILVPGVQETDYVAMEGQPVFKFAVKKVPECIMQVLEKTGINKEEIKYYVLHQANSRIIQSVAKRLKEDEEKFPVNLERYGNTSAASIPILLDEMNREGKLEKGDKLVLSGFGAGLTWGAVLVEW
- a CDS encoding LURP-one-related/scramblase family protein, producing the protein MRLLIKQRVFSWTDTYDVYDENGTPKYFVKGEFLSIGHKIRIYRHDTGEEVGMVREKLMTVMPRFELITGGRVLGSIQKRFALFKPKYEIDYNDWRVEGDFLEWDYDVYQECCPIMHIRKEPFHWGDTYVIDYACLDDELIGLLTVIAIDAANCSDGKR
- a CDS encoding TM7S3/TM198-like domain-containing protein, which translates into the protein MNPADILNIVTSQYGNVTEKYTTGIMLAGLVFALLNCFMGYKLRKIWGSILGFLIGAAGGGIAGYYFLHEAKYAVIAGIAGALVLGLLAWVFYKLGIFVLCAGLVYALANSFLSAPTNTGRIICIAIGIFAATMAIGYEEYVIIGITGICGGLGAIRILFSMTGKDGGAGTWLLGLILAFLGIAVQAAPLLRNREKKQGRGSSGEPLFNRKKRKFSLPSLPGRKKKTKKKTVYKTTEKSRGNASSGRTPLRSGRSGSSSQGSGRQSQTLRRQTEEPGERTREIPDMAKLREQDYNTGLKPGHSSYSGVGAGIDLDDLSRELSQEIQKIYKEDE
- a CDS encoding glycogen operon protein GlgX yields the protein MKRSDEASKEIQALPVYPGKPGVTRTDKGYQFTVSVPDGEEAFLLLYYTGEKEPVKEITLTDGKKIGNLISVCVDGISPDRYEYNYRIGNEVIQDPYAVYLSGTGPFGQAQSENPDIIRCGFRKDKYRWQDEDFKPSSLADTIIYKLQVREYTMQKNSRVRLKGTFKGLEQKIEYLKNLGATAMLLMPAYDYRETIGERSSGRRGNPSLAYQSSEPTKVNCWGYTGEANYFAPKASFCATDRPVREFSHLVDSLHKAGMECLMEFYFDGSVSPSVMLDILHYWKLQYHVDGFHLMGSGICQEVLVRDALLSRTKLFFHDVDGGYLYRGKEPAYKNVAEYNEGFLYCMRHLLKSDENMLEDFIYRNRRNPKETGIINYLADQDGFTMMDMVSYDEKHNEDNGEDNRDGMEYNCSWNCGTEGQTRKRTVRELRLQQLKNAFLLLLLSQGTPLIFQGDEFGNSQKGNNNAWCQDNEMGWVDWNAFKSNQELYEFVKEAIAFRKKYYILHMQEELKGVDYRALGYPDLSYHGAQAWYAPCERNLRHLGMMYCGDYGRQEKEFLFVAYNLHWMPHDFALPNLPKGAVWKFVVSTSKQEGKVFTEEDVKTAKQKGKGKRSVEVPSRTIAILIGKQETA